One genomic region from bacterium encodes:
- a CDS encoding acetyl-CoA C-acetyltransferase, protein MSTPEVVFLSGVRTPFGAFGGALKDLTATQLGVIAAKAAIARAGISAAEVEHVIFGNVMQTSQDAIYLARHVGLQAGCRIETPALTVNRLCGSGFEAIVQGARLLQLGEAEVVLVGGTESMSQAPHVIRGARWGLRLNAGKLEDYLWESLLDAQCGFTMAQTAENLADKHGISRLACDEFALQSQQRAAAAWERGLFQEEVVPAELPGKKGSVTHFQRDEHPRPDTTLEILSKLAPYFKKDGTITAGNASGMVDGAAAMVMMTATAAAQRGLQPLGRLVSWGFAGVEPSLMGIGPVPASRQALQRAGLQLKAMDLVEINEAFAPQYLAVEKELGLNRATTNVNGGAIAIGHPLAASGTRLTLTILHELRRRRQKYGLASACIGGGQGATVIVEVK, encoded by the coding sequence ATGAGTACTCCGGAAGTGGTTTTTCTCAGCGGTGTGCGCACGCCGTTTGGCGCGTTTGGCGGCGCGCTCAAAGACTTGACCGCCACTCAGTTGGGCGTGATTGCCGCCAAGGCCGCGATTGCCCGTGCCGGCATCAGTGCCGCCGAGGTCGAGCACGTGATCTTCGGCAATGTCATGCAAACCTCACAGGATGCGATTTACCTGGCGCGCCACGTGGGTCTGCAGGCCGGCTGCCGCATCGAAACCCCGGCACTCACAGTGAATCGGCTGTGCGGCTCGGGTTTCGAAGCCATTGTGCAAGGCGCGCGCTTGCTGCAGCTCGGCGAGGCGGAAGTTGTTTTAGTGGGCGGCACCGAAAGCATGAGTCAGGCGCCGCATGTCATTCGCGGCGCGCGTTGGGGCCTGCGATTGAATGCCGGCAAGCTCGAAGATTACTTGTGGGAATCGCTGCTGGACGCACAATGCGGCTTCACCATGGCGCAGACCGCGGAAAATCTCGCGGACAAGCATGGCATCAGCCGGCTGGCTTGCGACGAGTTTGCCCTGCAAAGTCAGCAGCGGGCCGCCGCCGCCTGGGAGCGCGGCCTCTTCCAGGAGGAAGTCGTACCGGCCGAATTGCCCGGCAAGAAAGGCAGCGTCACACACTTTCAGCGCGACGAACATCCCCGCCCCGACACCACCCTCGAAATCTTGTCGAAGCTCGCGCCTTATTTCAAGAAAGACGGCACCATCACCGCGGGCAATGCCAGCGGCATGGTTGACGGTGCGGCGGCCATGGTCATGATGACGGCAACGGCGGCGGCCCAGCGCGGTTTGCAGCCGCTCGGCCGGCTGGTGAGTTGGGGTTTCGCCGGGGTGGAGCCGAGTTTGATGGGTATTGGACCGGTGCCGGCCAGCCGGCAAGCGCTGCAACGTGCCGGCCTCCAATTGAAGGCGATGGATTTGGTGGAAATCAACGAAGCGTTTGCGCCGCAATACCTGGCGGTCGAAAAAGAGTTGGGATTGAATCGCGCGACCACCAATGTCAACGGCGGCGCGATTGCCATTGGCCATCCGCTCGCGGCCAGCGGCACGCGCTTGACGCTGACGATTCTGCACGAGCTGCGCCGGCGCCGGCAGAAATACGGCCTGGCCTCGGCCTGCATCGGCGGCGGGCAGGGCGCGACGGTGATCGTGGAAGTGAAGTAG
- a CDS encoding response regulator, whose translation MANRTKLLVADDERVVRHVCQLTLERSDCEVLAAENGLLALELLRTHPGVEIVLTDLKMPAMDGMELLKAVKRDFPHLEVIIMTGYATIEVAVAALKQGAFDFLLKPLKADQIRLAVAKCREKIHLSQENLLLKRANEKLRELQVMKDKFIAIASHELRTPVSHLKGYLAILSEARQNELSEAERAECMQVLHAAVADVEQIVTDMTNLLYLEHKVWQLRRERVDLPAVITQVVQEFRLAARARNQNVNWQAAGRNCSLAADRLKIKLMLAELVQNAIKFTPDGGTIDIALTHDHEFWVITVKDSGVGIATEELGRIFEKFYEVQNTDLHSSSATGFLGGGLGIGLPLARAIAEAHGGGIKVTSVPQQGSAFHVLLPMAPIDSPALSAEPRFARLVPQSEANLSHRF comes from the coding sequence ATGGCAAACCGGACCAAACTGTTGGTGGCCGACGACGAGCGCGTCGTGCGGCACGTCTGCCAATTGACCCTGGAGCGCAGCGACTGCGAAGTGCTGGCCGCCGAAAACGGCCTGCTCGCGCTGGAATTGTTGCGCACTCACCCCGGCGTGGAAATCGTGCTCACCGATCTCAAGATGCCCGCGATGGACGGCATGGAGTTGCTCAAAGCCGTCAAGCGCGATTTTCCCCATCTCGAAGTAATTATCATGACCGGTTACGCCACCATCGAAGTCGCGGTGGCCGCGCTCAAGCAGGGCGCGTTCGATTTCCTGCTCAAGCCGCTCAAGGCGGATCAAATCCGGCTGGCGGTCGCCAAATGCCGCGAGAAAATCCACCTCAGCCAGGAAAACTTGCTGCTGAAGCGCGCCAACGAAAAACTGCGCGAACTGCAGGTGATGAAAGACAAATTCATTGCCATCGCCTCCCACGAGCTGCGCACGCCGGTCAGTCATCTCAAGGGCTATCTCGCCATTCTCAGCGAGGCCCGGCAAAACGAGCTGAGCGAAGCGGAACGGGCGGAATGCATGCAAGTGTTGCACGCCGCGGTCGCGGACGTCGAGCAGATCGTCACCGACATGACCAATCTTCTTTACCTCGAGCACAAAGTCTGGCAGCTCCGCCGCGAGCGCGTCGACCTGCCGGCGGTCATCACCCAAGTGGTGCAAGAATTCCGGCTGGCCGCGCGCGCGCGCAACCAAAATGTGAATTGGCAGGCCGCCGGCAGAAACTGCAGCCTCGCCGCTGATCGCCTCAAGATCAAACTCATGCTCGCCGAGCTGGTGCAAAACGCGATTAAGTTCACGCCCGACGGCGGCACGATCGACATTGCGCTGACGCACGACCATGAGTTTTGGGTGATCACCGTGAAGGACAGCGGGGTGGGTATTGCCACGGAGGAATTAGGCAGGATTTTCGAAAAATTCTACGAAGTGCAAAACACCGATCTGCACAGCTCGAGCGCCACGGGATTTTTGGGCGGCGGCTTGGGGATTGGGCTGCCGCTGGCGCGCGCGATCGCCGAGGCGCACGGCGGCGGCATCAAAGTCACCAGCGTGCCGCAACAAGGCTCCGCGTTTCACGTGCTGCTGCCCATGGCGCCAATCGATTCGCCCGCGCTGTCGGCAGAACCGCGCTTTGCGAGACTCGTCCCCCAATCAGAAGCAAATCTCTCTCATCGCTTCTGA
- a CDS encoding tetratricopeptide repeat protein, with the protein MRKDDKRFAEAEQLWEDGEFEKAMAIYQTILADDNIPTMARAIVCEYIGRLYIGAGEIAAAEKYLAAAVKMNPEGVEHYVQLANCLCLAGRQEEAWEMIQKLYQRFPEHPAAIHYLGKMLDERGEHERGFDLMKQAIKLDPTNERFLADLSFAYMMRGNAGAAMICSEEAMALKPDDEVVQFIHEVAREFEKQENAKRHKARSTARTQPPKLRQPKRKASHL; encoded by the coding sequence ATGCGCAAAGATGACAAGCGTTTTGCCGAGGCAGAGCAACTGTGGGAAGACGGGGAGTTTGAGAAGGCGATGGCCATCTATCAAACCATCCTGGCCGACGACAACATCCCCACCATGGCGCGTGCCATAGTGTGCGAATACATCGGCCGCCTTTACATCGGCGCGGGAGAGATTGCCGCCGCGGAAAAATATCTCGCTGCCGCCGTCAAGATGAATCCGGAGGGCGTCGAGCATTACGTGCAACTGGCCAACTGCCTGTGCCTGGCCGGCCGGCAGGAAGAAGCGTGGGAGATGATTCAAAAGCTCTATCAGCGTTTTCCGGAGCATCCCGCCGCCATTCACTACCTGGGCAAAATGCTCGACGAGCGCGGCGAGCACGAGCGCGGCTTTGATTTGATGAAGCAGGCGATCAAACTCGATCCCACCAACGAACGCTTTCTGGCAGACCTGTCCTTCGCCTACATGATGCGCGGCAATGCCGGCGCCGCGATGATTTGCAGCGAAGAAGCCATGGCGCTCAAACCGGATGATGAAGTCGTGCAATTCATCCACGAAGTTGCCCGCGAATTCGAGAAACAGGAAAACGCGAAGCGTCACAAGGCGCGCTCCACCGCCCGCACACAGCCTCCCAAGCTCCGCCAGCCGAAACGCAAAGCCTCGCACCTTTAA
- a CDS encoding tetratricopeptide repeat protein has product MTQNRLNIEQPASQAIKTLAALLCALALFTTACQNQLLKQAEFFERSGQPDKSEIALLRHLQDHPNDARARFWLAELQGSQKKFADMVTALAHVEEQDRRWREAALNLKEKYWRENYNEGVRSLALTQIPEAVVALRHAVAILPERHAAYPLLGAALLANQQRNEARAAFEQARRLDPDDLDSRHALLRLHFDSGRYPETIALSEEILRRFRDDLSALRAAALALERMAGAAHSDSLNAAAEAALKRLLLLSMSVEDFAALGGHYYRRGDYRSAALQFEEAARLERGNKDVLRYLGDCAWQLGDFAAMAKWYTRLLLSQPADVEAVKNLLIAEQALGRTAEVERLKAQLQQLQGSIE; this is encoded by the coding sequence ATGACCCAAAACCGTCTCAACATCGAACAGCCTGCCTCACAAGCGATCAAAACCCTGGCAGCGTTGCTGTGTGCGCTCGCCCTCTTCACCACCGCCTGTCAAAATCAATTGCTTAAGCAAGCCGAGTTCTTTGAGCGCAGCGGCCAGCCGGACAAATCGGAAATCGCGCTGTTGCGCCATCTCCAGGACCACCCCAATGATGCCCGGGCACGCTTCTGGCTTGCTGAGCTGCAAGGCAGCCAAAAGAAATTCGCCGACATGGTGACGGCCCTGGCGCACGTGGAAGAGCAGGATCGCCGCTGGCGCGAGGCCGCGCTCAATCTCAAAGAGAAATACTGGCGGGAAAATTACAATGAAGGCGTCCGTTCGCTGGCGCTGACACAGATTCCCGAAGCGGTCGTTGCGTTGCGTCATGCCGTCGCGATTCTGCCCGAGCGCCACGCGGCCTATCCGCTGCTGGGCGCCGCGCTGCTGGCGAATCAGCAACGCAATGAAGCGCGTGCGGCCTTTGAGCAGGCGCGCCGCCTCGACCCTGACGATCTCGATTCCCGGCATGCTTTGTTGCGCCTGCATTTTGACAGCGGACGTTACCCGGAGACCATCGCCCTCAGCGAAGAAATCCTGCGGCGGTTCCGCGATGACTTGTCCGCCTTGCGCGCCGCCGCGCTCGCGCTCGAGCGTATGGCCGGCGCCGCCCACAGCGATTCGCTCAACGCCGCTGCAGAAGCCGCGCTCAAACGGCTGCTGCTGCTCTCCATGAGTGTGGAGGATTTTGCCGCGCTCGGCGGCCACTACTATCGCCGCGGCGATTACCGCAGCGCCGCCCTCCAGTTCGAAGAGGCCGCCCGCCTGGAGCGCGGCAACAAAGACGTGCTGCGTTATCTCGGCGATTGTGCCTGGCAGCTCGGTGATTTTGCGGCCATGGCCAAATGGTACACGCGGCTGCTGCTCAGCCAGCCCGCTGATGTGGAAGCCGTAAAAAATCTCCTGATTGCCGAACAAGCGCTGGGCCGCACCGCTGAAGTCGAACGGCTGAAAGCGCAGCTTCAACAGTTGCAGGGAAGCATCGAATGA
- a CDS encoding FG-GAP-like repeat-containing protein codes for MRMSDFRPSSIRRAFRQSRRHCLPRAGAALLAVLLSATAAAAQLRVLAVSPPADDLHATPNASVRVTFDQALDETALPLRPLRVWGSYRGEYAGALSYDAFANQLSFTPFQSFIEGEEVTVVLRRPLRSRSGSTLAQPLVWRFLVATPLGTARFEPAVIDLSAERSQEPTQILPADFDNDGFVDLAVVHRGSHQITLLQNVFQQTAGAALVAMKRTLATQSTPASAAAADFNSDGRLDLAVANFNSNTVQVFIGDGIFGFSAPRVFDTGEHPSDLIAQDFDGDGDLDLALTLSGSDRLALMRNDSLGFFSESQRLAVGAAPNKVTAWDFDGDNDLDLAVANSGSRALTIFRNDAAGTFSAAGTVAVALTPVDLKTGDLAGRGANAVGDGRRELVVLGSDLPFLGKPSGAAAAGSSEVAVIAWNAGNGTFTAVQSLTLNGRAQSFVLCDVDSLDASTPASPYQPDRDLDILFTRFWEDGVAWLRNADNAPLHPAAVAELDSVHSAKAIAAFDVDRDGDNDFVVSNYLDNQLVIYRNGGQRVTPCGLVDSLGTPVTTIDFGAVPVGGTGLATYFLANPTSLDFLFTATLSDSIHFRLLPVRGSLPAGEIVPIRLEFAPSDTLPYTAILLLKLNDYLNTSESCAIVLQGRGVRPLLHLPQTEIDFGCVPPGATSIRELILENRGNYELEILGAATSTNNFIALTNLNGLRLAPNAAVRASFAFRPDRLGAFSDSLRIRTSDPSQPLLKVYFRGCGSSSAPVITSPDTLRATEDVEAIYLATASDPDGSQPAFRFLNLPRWLAAIGDTVRGTPREGDGNTSFTIIASDGFFADTLAVIVLVTPVNDAPVFDSLGAFVVFEEELLTFTVAARDPEGAEVTLAATSLPPGSAFAPQGNGRGTFTWRPAFGSAGAYRAIFVATEQANAGPLTASLTVPIDVIKRLPDLFVQTLTRNATTIKRNQALTVTVVFGDSLAPVAESFRAGLFLNNALLADTTLNGLGRDRRVSFVRDVVFAETGRQTLEARVDIDNRIPEINKANNVLRLEVMVEAGALTVAPNPFTPNADGYNDEVIFDLRDFAGEELELRIFGLRGELLRSFKASGGREYRWNGANESGAQQYPGPYLYLLTAGGRKVASGYVVLAR; via the coding sequence ATGAGAATGTCCGATTTCCGCCCGAGTTCCATCCGCCGCGCGTTTCGCCAATCGCGTCGGCATTGCCTCCCGCGCGCCGGCGCAGCCCTGCTGGCGGTGTTGCTCTCCGCTACCGCCGCCGCGGCGCAGTTGCGCGTGCTTGCGGTTTCTCCACCGGCAGACGATCTGCATGCGACCCCCAACGCCAGTGTGCGAGTGACTTTTGACCAGGCGCTCGACGAGACCGCACTTCCGCTGCGACCGTTGCGGGTGTGGGGCAGTTATCGCGGGGAGTATGCCGGCGCGCTCAGCTATGATGCTTTCGCCAATCAGTTGTCCTTTACGCCTTTTCAAAGTTTCATCGAAGGCGAAGAAGTGACGGTGGTGCTGCGCCGGCCGCTGCGCAGCCGCTCCGGCAGCACGCTGGCACAGCCGCTGGTGTGGCGGTTTCTCGTGGCCACACCGCTGGGCACGGCGCGCTTCGAACCGGCGGTGATCGACCTCAGCGCTGAACGCAGCCAGGAGCCGACGCAGATACTGCCCGCGGATTTCGACAACGACGGCTTCGTGGATTTGGCCGTGGTGCATCGCGGCTCGCATCAAATCACGCTGCTGCAGAATGTCTTTCAGCAAACCGCAGGCGCGGCGTTGGTGGCGATGAAGCGGACGCTGGCGACGCAATCCACGCCGGCGAGTGCGGCGGCCGCAGATTTCAACAGCGACGGCCGGCTGGATCTTGCCGTCGCGAATTTCAACAGCAACACCGTGCAGGTGTTCATCGGCGACGGCATTTTCGGTTTCAGCGCGCCGCGCGTGTTTGACACCGGCGAGCATCCCAGCGATCTCATTGCCCAGGACTTTGATGGTGATGGCGATCTCGATCTCGCTCTGACCTTGTCGGGCAGCGACCGGCTGGCGCTCATGCGCAACGACAGTCTCGGCTTCTTCAGCGAATCCCAACGACTGGCGGTGGGCGCGGCGCCCAACAAAGTCACCGCCTGGGATTTCGACGGTGACAATGATCTCGATCTCGCCGTGGCCAACAGCGGCAGCCGCGCTCTCACGATTTTTCGCAATGATGCTGCCGGCACTTTTTCCGCTGCCGGCACGGTGGCAGTGGCGCTCACGCCCGTCGATTTGAAAACCGGCGACCTCGCCGGCCGCGGCGCGAATGCCGTGGGCGACGGCCGCCGCGAACTCGTGGTGCTGGGATCGGATCTGCCGTTTCTCGGCAAACCCTCCGGCGCCGCGGCCGCGGGCAGCTCTGAGGTTGCGGTGATTGCATGGAACGCCGGCAACGGCACCTTCACAGCGGTGCAGAGCCTGACACTCAACGGCCGGGCACAATCCTTTGTCCTCTGCGATGTCGATTCTCTCGACGCAAGCACGCCGGCTTCGCCTTACCAGCCCGATCGCGATCTTGACATTCTCTTCACCCGTTTTTGGGAAGATGGCGTGGCGTGGCTGCGCAATGCCGACAATGCGCCGTTGCATCCTGCTGCCGTTGCCGAACTGGATTCCGTGCACAGCGCCAAGGCGATTGCGGCATTCGATGTTGATCGCGACGGCGACAATGACTTCGTGGTTTCCAACTATCTCGACAATCAGCTCGTCATCTATCGCAACGGCGGCCAGCGGGTCACGCCCTGCGGTTTGGTGGATTCCCTGGGCACGCCGGTCACCACCATTGATTTCGGTGCGGTGCCGGTGGGCGGTACCGGGCTGGCAACCTATTTTCTGGCGAATCCGACTTCACTCGATTTCCTGTTCACGGCCACGCTCAGCGACAGCATTCATTTCCGCCTGCTGCCGGTGCGCGGTTCGCTGCCGGCCGGCGAAATCGTACCGATTCGCTTGGAATTCGCGCCCAGCGACACCCTGCCCTACACCGCGATCTTGCTGCTCAAGTTGAATGACTATCTCAACACCTCCGAAAGCTGCGCCATTGTCCTGCAAGGCCGCGGCGTCCGCCCGCTGCTCCATCTGCCGCAAACCGAGATCGACTTCGGGTGCGTGCCGCCGGGCGCCACTTCGATTCGGGAGTTGATTCTCGAAAATCGCGGCAACTACGAGCTGGAAATCCTGGGCGCAGCCACGAGCACGAACAACTTCATCGCCTTGACCAATTTGAACGGCTTGCGCCTCGCGCCCAATGCCGCGGTGAGAGCCTCCTTTGCCTTTCGTCCCGACCGGCTGGGCGCATTCAGCGACAGCCTGCGGATTCGCACTTCCGATCCCAGCCAGCCGTTGCTCAAGGTGTATTTCCGCGGCTGTGGCTCATCGAGCGCGCCGGTGATCACCTCGCCGGATACACTGCGTGCCACCGAGGACGTCGAGGCGATCTACCTTGCCACCGCCAGCGATCCCGATGGGTCGCAACCGGCGTTCCGATTTCTGAACTTGCCACGCTGGCTGGCAGCGATCGGCGATACCGTGCGCGGCACGCCGCGCGAGGGCGACGGCAATACCTCTTTCACCATTATCGCATCCGATGGCTTCTTTGCGGATACGCTGGCCGTCATCGTGCTGGTCACGCCGGTGAATGATGCGCCGGTGTTCGATTCGCTCGGCGCCTTTGTGGTCTTTGAAGAAGAGTTGCTCACCTTCACCGTTGCCGCACGAGATCCCGAAGGTGCAGAAGTGACGCTCGCGGCGACCAGCCTGCCGCCGGGCAGCGCTTTTGCTCCGCAGGGCAATGGCCGCGGCACTTTCACCTGGCGGCCGGCGTTCGGCAGTGCCGGCGCTTACCGCGCGATTTTTGTCGCCACCGAGCAGGCGAATGCCGGGCCGCTGACTGCGAGCCTCACCGTGCCGATCGACGTGATCAAGCGCCTGCCGGATTTGTTCGTGCAGACGCTGACGCGCAATGCCACCACGATCAAACGCAATCAGGCCCTGACGGTCACCGTGGTGTTCGGCGATTCGCTCGCGCCGGTGGCGGAATCGTTTCGCGCCGGTCTGTTTCTCAATAATGCCTTGCTTGCTGACACCACGCTCAACGGTTTGGGCCGTGACCGCCGTGTCAGCTTTGTGCGGGATGTTGTTTTCGCCGAGACTGGCCGCCAAACACTGGAAGCGCGCGTCGATATTGATAATCGCATTCCTGAGATCAACAAGGCGAACAACGTGTTGCGGCTGGAGGTGATGGTGGAGGCCGGTGCGCTGACCGTGGCGCCGAATCCCTTCACGCCCAATGCCGACGGCTACAATGATGAAGTCATCTTCGACTTGCGGGATTTTGCCGGCGAAGAGTTGGAGCTGCGCATCTTCGGCCTGCGCGGCGAGTTGTTGCGTTCCTTCAAAGCGAGCGGCGGCCGGGAATACCGCTGGAACGGCGCCAATGAAAGCGGCGCGCAGCAATACCCCGGCCCGTATCTTTATTTGCTCACGGCTGGCGGCCGGAAGGTTGCGTCGGGCTATGTCGTGCTGGCAAGGTAA
- a CDS encoding type IX secretion system membrane protein PorP/SprF, with the protein MTLARKTSALLLVALLVAAAPAQTLLEPRPLDLWSGHASLSNPAAMSYQRSMLQAGMRFYHLGFIEGAASRFRLNYISLVLPRWLPQELAFAGHAQNLSLPLYSQTYASVAVSRRLSPLVAVGVKAGVLTRSYDQSEFVLLDANDPVFANGKSKSALDVGVGVTLRPLPFVSLALSRDHLNQPNLALGEPALRWQAANHFALNLQLGNVQTSLINTRERGAAHTGGFVEWSRPDLGFARFSRDQRGWQIEGRGRIYGPVSLNYLFDYPSNELAGNTTGSHEFAFVLEFDRVLRLPRIEPAPQFDYPFEASPDYFLTTARALVKAEAEEMHIVSQRLERIIAPDVPTHALAALSVYDLGSLDTTLQALPAVTPVSVIALTDTSAQLAGSYSTFYRQTLGQLSRSLMQTPATAATIVANPRAMPRALALKNYLGKSALGELQVGLPRFTSVQDSLRFHRRLGRSAILPQEERVSLSPSAAVFQITSANFYTPPQRWELVVETAAGEPVWRLAGHGRLPNQIVWNWQAKNGKVVAPGFYYYYLTWEGAEGALGKSPQRRLYVRKLQRTVKIEVKRKLEAGAAPADAVEVILHR; encoded by the coding sequence ATGACGCTTGCACGAAAAACCTCCGCCCTCCTGTTGGTGGCGCTGCTCGTGGCCGCCGCGCCGGCGCAGACTCTGCTCGAGCCCCGGCCGCTCGACCTCTGGAGCGGCCATGCCAGTCTGAGCAATCCCGCTGCGATGAGTTACCAGCGCAGCATGCTGCAGGCCGGCATGCGCTTCTATCATCTCGGCTTCATCGAGGGTGCGGCTTCCCGCTTCCGGTTGAACTACATTTCGCTGGTGCTGCCGCGCTGGCTGCCGCAGGAACTGGCCTTTGCCGGACACGCGCAAAACCTGTCGCTGCCGCTTTACAGTCAAACCTATGCCAGTGTGGCGGTGAGCCGTCGGCTGTCGCCGCTGGTGGCGGTGGGTGTGAAAGCAGGTGTGCTCACACGCAGCTATGATCAAAGTGAATTTGTTTTGCTGGATGCCAACGATCCGGTCTTTGCCAACGGCAAGAGTAAAAGCGCGCTCGATGTCGGTGTCGGCGTGACTCTGCGGCCGCTGCCGTTTGTCTCGCTTGCTCTCAGCCGCGATCATCTTAACCAGCCCAACCTGGCGTTGGGTGAGCCCGCGCTGCGCTGGCAGGCCGCGAATCATTTTGCGCTGAATCTGCAACTCGGCAATGTGCAGACTTCGTTGATCAACACGCGTGAACGCGGCGCGGCGCACACCGGCGGCTTCGTGGAATGGAGCCGGCCTGACCTGGGCTTTGCGCGTTTCAGCCGCGATCAGCGCGGCTGGCAGATCGAGGGCCGCGGCCGCATTTACGGCCCGGTGAGCTTGAACTACCTCTTCGATTATCCCAGCAACGAGCTGGCCGGCAACACCACCGGCTCGCATGAGTTTGCTTTTGTGCTGGAATTCGATCGCGTGCTGCGGCTGCCCAGGATCGAGCCGGCGCCGCAGTTCGATTATCCCTTCGAGGCTTCCCCGGACTATTTCCTGACCACGGCGCGCGCGTTGGTCAAGGCCGAAGCCGAGGAGATGCACATTGTGTCGCAGCGCCTGGAGCGCATCATCGCGCCCGATGTGCCGACGCATGCGCTCGCCGCGCTCTCGGTGTATGATCTCGGCAGTCTCGACACCACGCTGCAAGCCCTTCCTGCGGTGACGCCGGTGAGCGTCATTGCCCTCACCGACACCAGTGCGCAGCTAGCCGGCAGCTATTCGACCTTCTACCGGCAGACGCTGGGCCAGCTCTCGCGCAGCTTGATGCAAACCCCGGCCACAGCAGCGACGATTGTGGCCAATCCGCGAGCAATGCCGCGCGCGCTGGCGTTGAAGAACTATCTCGGCAAATCCGCGCTGGGTGAATTGCAGGTTGGCCTGCCGCGCTTCACCAGTGTGCAGGATAGTCTGCGCTTCCATCGCCGCCTCGGACGCAGCGCCATCCTGCCGCAGGAAGAACGCGTTTCACTTTCGCCCTCGGCGGCGGTGTTTCAAATCACCAGCGCGAATTTCTACACGCCGCCGCAGCGCTGGGAGTTGGTGGTCGAAACTGCCGCCGGCGAGCCGGTATGGCGCCTCGCCGGCCACGGCCGTTTACCCAATCAGATTGTGTGGAATTGGCAGGCGAAGAACGGCAAAGTGGTGGCGCCGGGATTTTACTACTACTATCTCACTTGGGAGGGCGCCGAGGGTGCGCTGGGCAAATCGCCGCAGCGCCGGCTCTATGTGCGCAAGCTGCAACGCACGGTGAAGATCGAGGTGAAGCGCAAGCTCGAGGCGGGCGCGGCGCCGGCGGATGCGGTTGAGGTGATTTTGCATCGGTGA
- a CDS encoding tetratricopeptide repeat protein, translated as MSQQRQYFTRCNYAVQWNSRAALALLAALLLTACAGSRSGKLGQRAAPLLVPAGVDSSVAAAADSTAKTLFVEYPQQQQARQIADSSVAKVEKSNRLWEIFSGRTDSLVVDSVAAINRFNEAGRELQRAVALDKKAANDPAPEQIRRQALQALETARAGFELSLRLNPFDATTRLWLARTYQLLARRFLDERNHRKAAEVLESLVRVQKDQHGLFARLADCYFALQEYQPALQNFQQAERVLAATAVFGVPPHEPLTERNIAAATDSSQRFLYLYYQGECYIKMRQADSALAVLQRAVTFAQNSQNREAAQANLRWINWDDGNIAAAEARDTLLGLVDQQKHAEAAAGMARLLPMLKTSRTRQEMTWRLATLEFNHLNQPDKALLAMQVVVKETTTNTDSMAQKFRDTYGAMCFNQGQKMLAARKFTTALAYFQQAAEIDWNYRAKSYLELARLAANDPKRAEEFARLALAAADQLELREEITGYELLTQALKRQGKFDEARRQFEKYRELVSGGRRQTN; from the coding sequence ATGTCGCAGCAACGCCAATATTTCACGAGATGCAACTACGCAGTGCAATGGAACTCCCGGGCCGCGCTGGCGCTGTTGGCGGCCTTGTTGTTGACCGCCTGCGCCGGCAGCCGTTCCGGCAAGCTGGGCCAGCGCGCCGCGCCTCTGTTGGTGCCCGCCGGCGTCGACAGCAGCGTCGCTGCTGCCGCCGATTCCACTGCGAAAACGCTGTTCGTCGAATACCCACAGCAGCAGCAGGCCCGGCAGATTGCCGATTCTTCCGTTGCCAAGGTGGAGAAGAGTAATCGGCTGTGGGAGATCTTCAGCGGCCGGACGGATTCGCTGGTGGTGGATTCGGTGGCGGCAATCAACCGCTTCAACGAGGCCGGCCGGGAATTGCAGCGCGCTGTGGCCCTCGACAAAAAAGCCGCAAACGACCCCGCGCCGGAGCAAATTCGGCGGCAGGCCTTGCAAGCTCTGGAAACCGCGCGCGCGGGTTTCGAGCTTTCTCTGCGGCTGAATCCGTTTGACGCCACCACGCGCTTGTGGCTGGCGCGCACTTATCAACTTCTCGCCCGGCGCTTTTTGGATGAACGCAATCACCGCAAGGCCGCGGAAGTGCTGGAGTCGCTGGTGCGCGTGCAAAAGGATCAGCACGGACTCTTTGCCCGCCTGGCGGATTGCTACTTTGCCCTGCAGGAATACCAGCCGGCGCTGCAAAATTTTCAGCAAGCCGAGCGCGTGCTGGCGGCCACCGCGGTTTTCGGAGTTCCGCCGCATGAGCCGCTGACGGAACGCAACATCGCCGCGGCCACCGACAGTAGCCAGCGCTTTCTCTATCTTTATTATCAAGGGGAATGCTACATCAAGATGCGGCAGGCGGATTCCGCGCTGGCGGTGCTGCAGCGCGCCGTGACCTTCGCGCAGAATTCCCAAAACCGTGAGGCGGCGCAGGCCAATTTGCGCTGGATCAACTGGGACGACGGCAACATCGCGGCTGCCGAGGCCCGCGACACGCTGCTCGGCCTGGTCGATCAGCAGAAGCACGCCGAAGCCGCTGCCGGCATGGCGCGGCTACTGCCCATGCTCAAGACCAGCCGCACGCGCCAGGAGATGACCTGGCGTCTCGCCACGCTGGAATTCAATCATCTCAACCAACCCGACAAAGCCCTGCTCGCCATGCAGGTAGTCGTCAAGGAGACCACAACCAACACGGACAGTATGGCACAAAAATTTCGCGATACCTACGGCGCCATGTGCTTCAATCAGGGCCAGAAAATGCTGGCCGCACGCAAGTTCACCACGGCGCTCGCCTATTTTCAGCAAGCAGCGGAGATCGACTGGAACTACCGTGCCAAAAGCTACCTGGAGCTTGCCCGCTTGGCGGCCAACGATCCCAAACGCGCCGAGGAGTTTGCCCGTCTGGCGCTGGCTGCCGCCGACCAACTCGAGTTGCGGGAAGAAATCACGGGTTACGAATTGTTGACGCAGGCGCTCAAGCGCCAGGGCAAGTTCGACGAGGCCCGCCGCCAGTTTGAAAAATACCGCGAGCTGGTGAGCGGCGGCCGACGGCAAACGAACTGA